A region of Streptomyces sp. NBC_01750 DNA encodes the following proteins:
- a CDS encoding aminoglycoside N(3)-acetyltransferase, whose translation MSTIHSAGQLAAQLAGLGVEPGGVLMVHASLRTVGAVEGGPVAVVHALRTALGPQGTLVVPSFTTENSDTSPSYRERVRGLGEKDRAAVRASMPPFDRAATPAPLMGALAETVRLSPGALRSGHPQTSFAALGPRAGRIVADHDADCHLGERSPLARLYDVGAQVLLLGTGFDTCTAFHLGEYRLPGPPMRSYRCVVSANGGHRWWEYEDVDLDDSDFAALGADFERGPSGSDVRTGPVGSAHSRLLRLVDAVDFAQGWLREHRTARAVPPTG comes from the coding sequence TTGAGCACGATCCACAGCGCCGGGCAGCTGGCCGCGCAACTGGCCGGGCTGGGTGTCGAGCCGGGCGGCGTCCTGATGGTGCACGCCTCGCTGCGCACGGTGGGCGCGGTGGAGGGTGGTCCCGTGGCTGTGGTCCACGCCCTGCGCACGGCCCTCGGTCCGCAGGGCACGCTGGTGGTGCCCTCCTTCACCACGGAGAACTCCGACACCTCCCCCAGCTACCGGGAGCGGGTGCGCGGTCTCGGCGAGAAGGACCGGGCGGCCGTACGGGCGAGCATGCCGCCGTTCGACAGGGCGGCCACGCCCGCACCGCTGATGGGCGCGCTCGCCGAGACGGTCCGGCTGTCTCCTGGGGCGCTGCGCAGCGGCCATCCGCAGACATCGTTCGCGGCGCTCGGCCCACGCGCCGGGCGGATCGTCGCCGACCACGACGCGGACTGCCATCTCGGCGAACGGTCGCCGCTGGCCCGGCTGTACGACGTGGGGGCCCAAGTGCTGCTCCTGGGTACGGGATTCGACACCTGCACCGCCTTTCATCTCGGCGAGTACCGGCTGCCGGGGCCGCCGATGCGCAGCTACCGCTGTGTGGTGTCCGCGAACGGCGGACACCGGTGGTGGGAGTACGAGGACGTGGATCTGGACGACAGCGATTTCGCGGCTCTCGGGGCGGACTTCGAACGCGGCCCGAGCGGCTCAGACGTACGGACGGGTCCGGTGGGTTCGGCGCACAGCCGACTGCTGCGCCTGGTCGACGCCGTCGACTTCGCGCAGGGCTGGCTGCGGGAGCACCGGACGGCGCGGGCGGTGCCGCCGACGGGCTGA
- a CDS encoding alpha/beta fold hydrolase, protein MGQLIRTRDGRDLAVEQRGNPRGRPVFLLHGTPGSRLGPAPRSAVLYRLGVHLITFDRPGYGASDRLPGRRVAHVAADVEAIADELGFGEFAVVGRSGGAPHALACAALIPERAVRTAALVGLAPRDAQGLDWFEGMTESNVREYVNAAAGHHQLTAALEFRTVTIRADPTGSVADMRRGLPESDREIVADAGIRAMLVRNFAEGLRSSADGWIDDVMAFSTDWEFRPEDISAPVLLWHGEDDVFAPVQHTRWLAERIPGAQLVVERGAAHFAALRVLTRVLSWATS, encoded by the coding sequence TTGGGCCAGCTGATTCGCACCCGGGACGGCCGCGACCTCGCGGTGGAGCAACGCGGTAATCCCCGCGGCAGACCCGTGTTCCTGTTGCACGGCACCCCGGGCAGTCGGCTGGGACCGGCTCCGCGCAGTGCCGTGCTGTACCGGCTGGGGGTGCATCTGATCACCTTCGACCGTCCTGGGTACGGCGCTTCGGACCGTTTACCGGGGCGGCGGGTGGCCCATGTCGCGGCCGATGTCGAGGCGATCGCCGACGAGCTGGGGTTCGGTGAGTTCGCCGTCGTCGGACGGTCCGGCGGCGCGCCGCACGCACTCGCCTGTGCCGCCCTGATTCCGGAGCGCGCCGTACGGACGGCGGCGCTCGTCGGCCTGGCGCCGCGGGACGCGCAGGGCCTCGACTGGTTCGAGGGCATGACCGAGTCCAATGTCCGCGAGTACGTCAACGCGGCGGCCGGGCATCACCAGCTGACCGCCGCGCTGGAGTTCCGTACGGTGACGATCCGGGCAGACCCGACGGGCTCGGTCGCCGATATGCGCCGCGGACTGCCGGAATCGGACCGCGAGATCGTCGCCGACGCGGGCATCCGGGCCATGCTGGTGCGCAACTTCGCGGAGGGGCTGCGCAGTTCCGCGGACGGCTGGATCGATGACGTCATGGCGTTCAGTACCGACTGGGAGTTCAGGCCCGAGGACATCAGCGCACCGGTGCTGCTCTGGCACGGCGAGGACGACGTCTTCGCGCCGGTGCAGCACACCCGGTGGCTCGCCGAGCGTATTCCGGGTGCGCAGTTGGTGGTGGAGCGCGGAGCGGCGCACTTCGCGGCCCTGCGGGTGCTCACCCGCGTACTGAGCTGGGCCACTTCGTGA
- a CDS encoding YigZ family protein, protein MQEQYRTVAREGVHETEINRSRFICALAPAATEEEAQAFVARIRKEHPTATHNCFAYVIGADAAVQKASDDGEPGGTAGVPMLQMLLRREVRYVVAVVTRYYGGVKLGAGGLIRAYGGAVGEALDALGTLTRQRFRLATVTVDHQRAGKLENDLRATGRDVREVRYGEAVTIEIGLPDADIDDFRSWLADATAGTAGLELGGEAYGDA, encoded by the coding sequence ATGCAGGAGCAGTACCGGACGGTCGCCCGCGAGGGCGTGCACGAGACCGAGATCAACAGATCGCGCTTCATCTGCGCGCTCGCCCCGGCCGCCACCGAGGAGGAGGCGCAGGCCTTCGTCGCACGCATCCGCAAGGAGCACCCGACCGCCACCCACAACTGCTTCGCGTACGTCATCGGTGCCGACGCCGCCGTGCAGAAGGCGAGCGACGACGGTGAACCGGGCGGCACGGCGGGCGTACCCATGTTGCAGATGCTGCTGCGGCGAGAAGTCCGTTATGTCGTTGCTGTCGTCACTCGTTACTACGGCGGTGTGAAACTCGGCGCGGGCGGGCTGATCAGGGCATACGGCGGGGCGGTCGGCGAAGCCCTGGACGCGCTCGGCACCCTCACCAGGCAGCGCTTCCGGCTGGCCACCGTCACCGTCGACCACCAGCGGGCGGGCAAACTGGAGAACGATCTGCGGGCGACCGGGCGGGATGTGCGCGAGGTGCGGTATGGGGAGGCCGTCACCATCGAGATCGGGCTGCCCGACGCCGACATCGACGATTTCCGATCCTGGCTGGCCGATGCCACGGCGGGGACGGCGGGACTGGAGCTCGGCGGTGAAGCGTACGGAGATGCCTGA
- a CDS encoding CoA-binding protein, whose amino-acid sequence MYADAETIRRILTSTGDTWAVVGLSSNEARAAHGVADVLQRYGKRIVPVHPKAETVHGEQGYAALADIPFEVDVVDVFVNSGLAGPVADEAAAIGAKAVWFQLGVIDEDAYERTRAAGLDMVMDRCPAIEIPRLG is encoded by the coding sequence ATGTACGCAGACGCAGAGACGATCCGCAGAATCCTTACCTCGACGGGCGACACCTGGGCGGTGGTCGGCCTGTCCAGCAACGAGGCGCGGGCCGCACACGGGGTCGCCGACGTCCTCCAGCGCTACGGCAAGCGCATCGTGCCGGTGCACCCCAAGGCCGAGACGGTCCATGGCGAGCAGGGTTACGCCGCGCTCGCCGACATCCCCTTCGAGGTCGATGTGGTCGATGTCTTCGTCAATTCCGGCCTGGCGGGTCCGGTCGCGGACGAGGCCGCCGCGATCGGCGCGAAGGCGGTCTGGTTCCAGCTGGGTGTGATCGACGAGGATGCGTACGAGCGCACCCGCGCGGCCGGTCTCGACATGGTCATGGACCGCTGCCCGGCCATCGAGATCCCACGGCTCGGCTGA
- the fxsT gene encoding FxSxx-COOH system tetratricopeptide repeat protein, whose protein sequence is MTENRQGTIVTFYSYKGGTGRTMALANVAWILAANGYRVLAVDWDLEAPGLHRFFHPFLDLSDLEATPGLINLITEYQEEARRAAEREPDWHREYARVRPHATSLNWAFPQGGSLDFLSAGRRNRDYSSTVGRMDWDDFYERFGGGQFFDAMRADMRRHYDYTLIDSRTGLSDIADICTVQMPQVLVVCFTLSDQSIDGASAVARDIEERFHDKRIRILPVPMRIDDGEKEKADAGRALARESFPGLPAGLSRDELANYWGSVEVPYRPFYAYEEILATFGDAPNISSSMLTACERLASVLTDGLVSTLPPIDEAERLTHVAAYTRRRPVPPANVVVPYVAEDQMWADWLEWVLTRDGVQVMSVDVRSADPALVEREFASGGAYRVLPVVSQAFLSSRRAGNLWESFMSLDSSGSRRQLLPIRVGDVRLSLPISSRGVVDLVRLDEADAATALLSALDRGDRAGSPLPTDTDSGVRYPGAVPKVWNVRPRHAWFTGRAPVLDRLRDQLRGDTRSARRFPQVLYGLGGVGKTQVAREYAHRFRADYDLVWWVEAEQPDRVVSSLAELATELDLRAGDVVAEAAQAALLALRRGVPYSRWLLIFDNVEDLDRALDLLPEETGPLSDGVYGHILATCRNKPVSTRLEPMEVEVFTRAESVEHLCRRVSKLPARDADRVAEAVGDLPLAVEVAAAWLAETATPVDSYVEQLREQSTKVLSLGDPEDQIGATWNISIARLRKESRAAVRLLELCSFFSAEPISMKLIGSDSMFQSLLPYDPDLRERYMLGKVIQTLNRFALAKVDPADSSIQVHRLVQAAVRAGLTPEEQDLAKHEVHRVLAEARPAEEVERDNPVNDPKSWPSFDLIWPHLGPSGIADCDEENVRQLMVDRIRYLLKRGELEGARLLGLQLNKTWTRELGENDLQTLNIRFELANALRAQGKYQEAREMDEDTLARQTRVLHDTHPNDDHPSILITTGSLAADLRALGRFDEALERDQRIYRGLRRIFGEDHPRTLIAANNLAIDYRLTGDSERARRLDEETVERRSELLGVDHPFTLTTKGHLARDLRETGEYQSSVQVLREVVAAFERVLNADVPEVLRTAKSLAVSLRKAGYPHEAKRITEETYSRYRERYGTKVPDALACGLNLAADYSAVGDKQAALDLAHQILDGYRETLGEDHPFTLACRNNVTIYQRGLGAAAEAAESGELVRTALEAALGARHPFTLCTAINLANAYGDLGQQDRAELWERAALEGLLRRYKPTHPDVLACRSNLAITLRSAGREEESRQLRAQVLELTAKQLGIEHPITEAARAWRRVNRDLEPQPV, encoded by the coding sequence ATGACGGAGAACCGTCAAGGGACCATTGTCACTTTCTACTCGTACAAGGGCGGCACGGGCCGCACCATGGCGCTGGCCAATGTCGCCTGGATCCTGGCGGCGAACGGCTATCGGGTACTGGCCGTCGACTGGGACCTGGAAGCACCGGGACTGCACCGCTTCTTCCACCCGTTCCTCGATCTTTCCGACCTGGAGGCCACTCCCGGGCTGATCAATCTGATCACCGAATACCAGGAGGAGGCCCGGCGGGCGGCGGAGCGTGAACCCGACTGGCACCGTGAATACGCGCGGGTCAGGCCACATGCGACCTCCCTCAACTGGGCCTTCCCGCAAGGCGGCAGCTTGGACTTCCTCTCCGCCGGCCGGCGCAATCGTGACTATTCGTCGACCGTCGGAAGGATGGACTGGGACGACTTCTACGAGCGTTTCGGAGGCGGCCAGTTCTTCGACGCCATGCGCGCGGACATGCGCCGGCACTACGACTACACCTTGATCGACAGCAGGACCGGACTCAGCGATATCGCCGATATCTGTACCGTTCAGATGCCGCAGGTCCTGGTGGTCTGCTTCACCCTGAGCGACCAGAGCATCGACGGTGCCTCAGCGGTGGCCCGGGACATCGAAGAGCGCTTCCACGACAAACGCATCCGCATTCTGCCGGTGCCGATGCGGATCGACGACGGCGAGAAGGAGAAGGCCGATGCCGGACGGGCGCTGGCCAGGGAGAGCTTTCCCGGGCTTCCCGCCGGACTGAGCAGAGACGAACTCGCCAACTACTGGGGATCGGTGGAGGTTCCGTACCGCCCGTTCTATGCCTACGAAGAGATTCTGGCGACCTTCGGAGACGCTCCGAACATCTCCAGCTCGATGCTCACCGCCTGCGAGCGGCTGGCCTCCGTGCTCACCGACGGGCTGGTGAGTACGCTGCCGCCGATCGACGAGGCGGAACGGCTCACACATGTCGCGGCCTATACGCGGCGACGGCCGGTGCCGCCGGCGAATGTGGTGGTGCCGTATGTGGCCGAGGACCAGATGTGGGCCGACTGGCTGGAATGGGTGCTCACCCGCGACGGAGTCCAGGTGATGTCCGTGGACGTCCGTTCGGCGGATCCGGCCCTGGTCGAAAGGGAATTCGCGTCGGGCGGGGCGTACCGCGTGCTCCCCGTGGTCTCGCAGGCCTTCCTCAGCTCGCGCCGGGCCGGGAACCTCTGGGAGTCGTTCATGAGCCTCGACTCCTCCGGCAGCCGCCGTCAGCTGCTCCCGATACGCGTCGGCGACGTACGGCTGAGTCTGCCCATCAGCAGCCGGGGAGTCGTCGACCTCGTGCGGCTGGACGAGGCCGACGCGGCCACGGCGCTGCTGTCCGCGCTGGACCGCGGGGATCGGGCCGGCTCGCCCCTGCCGACGGACACGGACTCCGGGGTGCGCTACCCCGGGGCCGTACCCAAGGTGTGGAATGTGCGGCCCCGCCATGCCTGGTTCACCGGCCGTGCTCCCGTACTGGACCGGCTGCGCGACCAGCTGCGCGGCGACACCCGCTCCGCCCGGCGGTTCCCCCAAGTCCTGTACGGGCTGGGCGGCGTGGGCAAGACGCAGGTGGCCAGAGAGTACGCGCACCGATTCCGCGCCGACTACGACCTTGTGTGGTGGGTGGAGGCGGAACAGCCCGACCGAGTGGTTTCGTCGCTTGCCGAGCTGGCCACCGAGCTGGATCTGCGGGCCGGCGATGTGGTCGCCGAGGCGGCCCAGGCGGCGCTGCTGGCACTGCGGCGCGGAGTGCCGTACTCCCGCTGGTTGTTGATCTTCGACAATGTGGAGGATCTCGACCGGGCGCTGGACCTGCTGCCCGAGGAGACCGGCCCGCTGTCCGACGGCGTCTACGGCCATATCCTCGCCACCTGCCGCAACAAGCCGGTGTCGACGCGGCTGGAACCGATGGAGGTGGAGGTCTTCACCCGCGCCGAGAGCGTGGAGCACCTGTGCCGAAGGGTGTCGAAACTGCCTGCCCGGGACGCCGACCGGGTCGCCGAGGCCGTCGGTGACCTCCCGCTGGCGGTGGAAGTGGCTGCCGCCTGGCTCGCCGAGACGGCCACTCCGGTGGACTCCTATGTGGAGCAGCTGAGGGAGCAGAGCACCAAAGTGCTGTCCCTCGGCGACCCCGAGGACCAGATCGGCGCGACCTGGAACATCTCCATCGCGCGGCTCCGCAAGGAGTCCAGGGCGGCGGTGCGGCTGCTGGAGCTCTGCTCCTTCTTCTCCGCGGAGCCGATCTCGATGAAGCTCATCGGCAGTGACTCCATGTTCCAGTCGCTCCTGCCCTACGACCCCGACCTTCGCGAAAGGTACATGCTGGGCAAGGTCATCCAGACGCTGAACCGGTTCGCACTGGCCAAGGTGGACCCGGCGGACAGCAGCATCCAGGTCCACCGGCTCGTGCAGGCGGCCGTCCGGGCCGGACTCACGCCGGAGGAACAGGATCTGGCCAAGCACGAAGTGCACCGCGTGCTCGCGGAGGCCCGCCCGGCGGAGGAGGTGGAACGGGACAATCCGGTGAACGACCCCAAGAGCTGGCCGAGTTTCGACCTGATCTGGCCCCATCTCGGTCCGTCCGGTATCGCGGACTGCGACGAGGAGAACGTACGGCAGCTGATGGTCGACCGAATCCGCTATCTGCTCAAGCGCGGTGAACTGGAGGGCGCCCGGCTGCTGGGGCTGCAGCTGAACAAGACCTGGACCCGTGAACTGGGAGAGAACGACCTCCAGACCCTGAACATCCGCTTCGAACTCGCCAACGCGCTGCGGGCACAGGGCAAGTACCAAGAGGCCCGCGAAATGGACGAGGACACACTCGCCCGGCAGACCCGTGTGCTCCACGACACCCACCCCAACGACGACCACCCGAGCATTCTGATCACCACGGGCAGCCTGGCCGCTGATCTGCGGGCCCTCGGGAGGTTCGACGAGGCGCTGGAACGGGACCAGCGGATCTACCGCGGATTACGCCGGATCTTCGGGGAGGACCATCCGCGGACCCTGATCGCGGCCAACAACCTCGCGATCGACTACCGGCTCACCGGCGACAGCGAGAGAGCGCGACGGCTGGACGAGGAAACGGTGGAGCGCCGCAGCGAGTTGCTGGGTGTGGACCATCCATTCACCCTGACGACCAAGGGGCATCTCGCCCGTGACCTGCGGGAGACCGGCGAGTACCAGTCCTCCGTGCAGGTCCTGCGGGAGGTGGTGGCCGCGTTCGAGCGGGTGCTGAACGCGGATGTGCCCGAGGTGCTGCGTACCGCCAAGAGCCTCGCGGTCTCCCTTCGCAAGGCCGGCTACCCGCACGAGGCGAAGCGCATCACCGAGGAGACGTACAGCCGCTACCGGGAGCGGTACGGAACGAAGGTGCCCGACGCCCTCGCCTGCGGTCTCAATCTGGCCGCCGACTACTCGGCGGTCGGCGACAAGCAGGCGGCCCTGGATCTCGCCCACCAGATCCTGGACGGGTACCGGGAGACGCTGGGCGAGGACCACCCCTTCACGCTGGCCTGCCGCAACAATGTGACCATCTACCAGCGCGGCCTCGGTGCGGCGGCAGAGGCGGCGGAATCCGGCGAACTCGTCCGTACCGCGCTCGAGGCAGCGCTGGGAGCGCGTCATCCCTTCACGTTGTGCACCGCGATCAACCTCGCCAACGCCTACGGCGACCTCGGTCAGCAGGACCGGGCCGAGCTGTGGGAACGCGCCGCACTGGAGGGACTGTTGCGGCGGTACAAGCCGACTCACCCGGATGTACTGGCCTGCCGGTCCAATCTCGCGATCACCCTGCGCTCGGCCGGCCGGGAGGAGGAGAGCAGGCAGCTGCGGGCTCAGGTTCTCGAGTTGACCGCCAAGCAGCTGGGCATCGAGCATCCGATCACCGAGGCGGCCCGCGCCTGGCGGCGCGTCAACCGCGACCTCGAACCACAGCCGGTCTGA
- a CDS encoding TIR-like protein FxsC, with protein MLGAMGAGGVGAEPYFFLSYAHTPKNHPKDKDPNIWVERFYRDLCAHVLQLTSLPAGVPAGFMDQQMQPGEGWQERLSEALASCRVFVPLYSPRYFLSEQCGREWFVFSTRAAHHQARSNGSSVSGIVPALWVPIPARQLPQPAERLQFNHAAFGDDYADEGFYGLIKLRYLRDQYERAVYLLAKRIVSVAEQTRITEGDPHQDYGAMPSAFGPPGPAREMEVSVLACSRSDLPEDRGPDCYGPRPRDWNPYHPKSSRPLADHAVDLVRNLDYRVRVGEFEAEAERLLAPGPPQAPGLLLLDRWALDSPHRRELVRRLCAEERPWISVMIPWNREDPVSRQREDELRAATEESLAPRPEESGGHRSPGGGLPTLEAFSQELPGAVNAAGRHYAAHAPTYPPEGPSDPIPRVLPSGIGYGSGVRASTARPGDQAKDNADNGEGSS; from the coding sequence GTGCTTGGAGCCATGGGGGCAGGGGGAGTTGGGGCGGAACCGTACTTCTTCCTCAGCTATGCGCATACGCCGAAGAATCATCCGAAGGACAAAGACCCGAACATCTGGGTGGAGAGGTTCTACCGTGATCTGTGCGCCCATGTGCTGCAGCTGACGTCGCTTCCGGCCGGGGTGCCGGCCGGTTTCATGGACCAGCAGATGCAGCCCGGCGAAGGATGGCAGGAGCGGCTTTCGGAGGCTCTGGCCTCCTGCAGGGTCTTTGTGCCGCTCTATTCGCCACGCTATTTCCTCAGTGAGCAGTGCGGCCGGGAATGGTTCGTGTTCTCGACGCGTGCGGCGCACCACCAGGCGCGGAGCAATGGCAGCTCGGTGAGCGGGATCGTTCCGGCGCTCTGGGTGCCGATACCGGCCAGGCAGCTGCCGCAGCCCGCGGAGCGGCTGCAGTTCAACCATGCGGCTTTCGGTGACGACTACGCCGACGAGGGGTTCTACGGGCTGATCAAGCTCAGATACCTCCGCGACCAGTACGAGCGCGCGGTCTACCTCCTGGCGAAGCGCATAGTCAGCGTGGCGGAGCAGACCCGTATCACCGAGGGCGACCCGCACCAGGACTACGGCGCGATGCCGAGCGCGTTCGGGCCGCCCGGACCGGCACGGGAGATGGAGGTCTCGGTACTCGCCTGCTCCCGGTCGGATCTCCCGGAGGACCGCGGCCCCGACTGCTACGGCCCGCGCCCGCGCGACTGGAATCCGTACCATCCGAAATCGTCCAGGCCGCTCGCCGACCACGCCGTCGATCTCGTCCGGAACCTGGACTACCGGGTGCGCGTCGGGGAGTTCGAGGCCGAGGCCGAGCGGCTGCTGGCCCCGGGCCCGCCGCAGGCGCCAGGACTGCTGCTGCTGGACCGCTGGGCCCTCGACTCCCCGCACCGCAGAGAACTGGTGCGGCGGCTGTGTGCCGAGGAGCGGCCGTGGATCAGCGTCATGATCCCCTGGAACCGCGAGGACCCGGTGTCCCGGCAGCGGGAGGACGAGTTACGTGCGGCGACCGAGGAGTCCCTGGCGCCCCGGCCGGAAGAGAGCGGCGGCCATCGGTCACCGGGTGGCGGTCTCCCCACACTGGAGGCCTTCAGCCAGGAGCTGCCGGGCGCGGTGAACGCGGCGGGCAGACACTACGCGGCTCATGCGCCGACCTATCCGCCGGAAGGCCCCAGCGATCCGATCCCACGCGTTCTTCCGTCGGGAATCGGCTACGGCTCCGGAGTTCGCGCATCCACCGCTCGTCCAGGTGACCAGGCAAAGGACAACGCCGACAACGGGGAGGGGTCGTCATGA
- a CDS encoding exonuclease SbcCD subunit D: MRFLHTSDWHLGRAFHRVSMLDAQAAFLDHLVATVRERDVDAVLVAGDVYDRAVPPLAAVELFDEALHRLAAAGVPTVMISGNHDSARRLGVGAGLIERAGIHLRTDPAGCGTPVLLSDAHGTVACYGLPYLEPSLVKGEFRTEKAAHEAVLGAAMERVRADLSTREEGTRSVALAHAFVAGGEESDSERDITVGGVSAVPSAVFRGVDYVALGHLHGCQTITERVRYSGSPLAYSFSETHHRKTMWLIDLGAQGELSAERVDCPVPRALARLRGTLDELLGEPALVRHEQSFVEATLTDPVRPAEPMARLTERFPHTLSLVFEPERSDEDTATSYAQRLKGRSDQQIAEDFVAHVRGGSGPDDRERTVLRGAFEDVRVDEGVREVAR; this comes from the coding sequence ATGAGATTCCTGCATACGTCGGACTGGCACCTGGGGCGGGCGTTCCACCGGGTGAGCATGCTCGACGCCCAGGCCGCGTTCCTCGACCACCTGGTGGCGACGGTGCGCGAACGCGACGTGGACGCGGTGCTGGTCGCGGGAGATGTCTACGACCGGGCCGTGCCGCCGCTCGCGGCCGTCGAGCTCTTCGACGAGGCGCTGCACCGGCTGGCCGCCGCGGGCGTGCCGACCGTGATGATCTCCGGGAACCACGACTCGGCGCGCAGACTCGGCGTCGGCGCGGGGCTGATCGAGCGCGCCGGCATACATCTACGCACCGATCCGGCGGGGTGCGGGACCCCCGTGCTGCTGAGCGACGCACACGGCACGGTCGCCTGCTACGGACTGCCGTATCTCGAACCCTCCCTGGTGAAGGGGGAGTTCAGGACGGAGAAGGCGGCACACGAAGCCGTACTCGGTGCGGCGATGGAGCGCGTACGGGCCGATCTCTCGACGCGTGAGGAGGGCACCAGGTCCGTCGCCCTCGCGCATGCCTTTGTCGCGGGCGGTGAAGAGAGCGACAGTGAACGGGACATCACCGTCGGAGGGGTGTCCGCCGTCCCCTCCGCCGTGTTCCGCGGCGTCGACTATGTCGCGCTCGGGCATCTGCACGGTTGCCAGACCATCACGGAGCGCGTGCGCTACTCAGGATCCCCGCTCGCCTACTCCTTCTCGGAGACCCACCACCGCAAGACGATGTGGCTCATCGACCTCGGGGCGCAGGGTGAACTCAGCGCCGAGCGCGTCGACTGTCCCGTCCCGCGGGCCCTCGCCCGGCTGCGCGGCACCCTGGACGAACTGCTCGGCGAACCGGCGCTGGTCCGGCACGAGCAGTCGTTCGTGGAAGCGACCCTCACCGATCCGGTGCGCCCGGCCGAACCGATGGCGCGCCTCACCGAGCGGTTCCCGCACACCCTGAGTCTCGTCTTCGAGCCCGAGCGCTCCGACGAGGACACCGCCACTTCGTACGCACAGCGGCTGAAGGGACGCAGCGACCAGCAGATCGCGGAGGACTTCGTGGCTCATGTGCGCGGCGGCAGCGGACCCGACGACCGGGAACGCACCGTGCTGCGCGGAGCCTTCGAGGACGTACGGGTGGACGAGGGCGTGCGCGAGGTGGCCCGGTGA